From a single Streptomyces liliifuscus genomic region:
- the hemC gene encoding hydroxymethylbilane synthase, with protein MSVPELIRIVSRDSPMALAQVKRVQGELAALHPHLRTEVVPVKTTGDKWMGDLSLVEGKGAFTKEVDAALLAGEADLAVHCVKDVPADRPLPAGTMFAAFLKRDDIRDALIHPGGLTLDELPDGTRIGTSSVRRIAQLAASHPHLQCVPFRGNANRRLAKLAAGEADALLLAVSGLERIDRTDVISEILSPETMMPPIGAGILALQCREGDTTAIDTVSALGDPDTYREATAERMFLHVLQGHCNSPIAGYATAARNGELSLRACVFTPDGKTQLNAHEWAGPLDPATLGTSVAVALLRQGARDLIDGIAH; from the coding sequence ATGTCCGTCCCTGAACTGATCCGTATCGTCTCCCGCGACTCGCCCATGGCGCTGGCCCAGGTGAAGCGCGTCCAAGGCGAACTGGCAGCGCTCCACCCGCACTTGCGCACCGAAGTTGTGCCCGTGAAGACGACCGGCGACAAGTGGATGGGCGATCTCTCCCTGGTCGAGGGCAAGGGGGCGTTCACCAAGGAGGTCGACGCCGCGCTCCTGGCCGGCGAGGCGGACCTGGCGGTGCACTGCGTCAAGGACGTGCCCGCCGACCGGCCGCTCCCGGCAGGCACCATGTTCGCCGCGTTCCTCAAGCGGGACGACATCCGTGACGCCCTCATCCACCCCGGCGGACTCACCCTCGACGAACTGCCCGACGGAACCCGGATCGGCACCAGTTCGGTGCGCCGCATCGCCCAGTTGGCGGCTTCCCACCCGCATCTTCAGTGCGTGCCCTTCCGCGGCAACGCCAACCGACGCCTGGCCAAGCTCGCGGCGGGTGAGGCGGACGCGCTGCTGCTCGCGGTCTCCGGCCTGGAGCGCATCGACCGCACCGATGTGATCAGCGAGATCCTCTCCCCCGAGACCATGATGCCGCCGATCGGCGCGGGCATCCTCGCCCTGCAGTGCCGCGAGGGCGACACGACGGCCATCGACACCGTCAGCGCGCTCGGCGACCCGGACACCTACCGCGAAGCCACCGCGGAGCGCATGTTCCTGCACGTCCTCCAGGGCCACTGCAACTCCCCGATCGCCGGCTACGCCACGGCCGCGCGAAACGGCGAACTCTCCCTGCGCGCCTGCGTGTTCACCCCTGACGGCAAGACCCAGCTCAACGCCCACGAGTGGGCCGGCCCCCTCGACCCGGCCACCCTCGGCACCTCCGTCGCCGTGGCTCTGCTGCGCCAGGGCGCCCGGGACCTGATCGACGGCATCGCCCACTGA
- a CDS encoding carboxymuconolactone decarboxylase family protein, with amino-acid sequence MTLRIPKAELPTELRETTIEQFGAVPEPFEVTAHNPKVAQDSTEIGARLSQWDMADEGLKTFAHMAVAAQVGCSWCLDINYFQALNKNLDLTKASQVPRWRESEVFTPLEREVLEYAEAMTSTPTTVTDELYAGLLDRLGPAAMVELTAVIGFANMATRNNTAHGITSQGFSDACGIPLAARSEKPGVVSTAT; translated from the coding sequence GTGACACTGCGCATTCCGAAGGCGGAGCTTCCCACCGAGCTGAGGGAGACCACGATCGAGCAGTTCGGTGCCGTGCCCGAGCCCTTCGAAGTGACGGCGCACAACCCCAAGGTCGCCCAGGACTCCACGGAGATCGGGGCCAGGCTGAGCCAGTGGGACATGGCCGACGAAGGGCTCAAGACGTTCGCGCACATGGCGGTCGCGGCACAGGTCGGCTGCAGTTGGTGCCTGGACATCAACTACTTCCAGGCGCTGAACAAGAACCTGGACCTGACCAAGGCGAGCCAGGTGCCGCGCTGGCGGGAGTCGGAGGTGTTCACACCGCTGGAGCGGGAGGTACTGGAGTACGCCGAGGCCATGACCAGTACACCGACGACCGTCACCGACGAGTTGTACGCGGGCCTGCTCGACCGGCTCGGTCCGGCGGCGATGGTCGAGCTCACCGCGGTCATCGGCTTCGCCAACATGGCGACCAGGAACAACACGGCACACGGGATCACGTCCCAGGGCTTCTCCGACGCGTGCGGGATTCCACTGGCGGCGCGTTCGGAGAAGCCCGGAGTGGTGTCGACGGCGACATGA
- a CDS encoding LysR family transcriptional regulator produces MTGVELRQLRYFVAVAEELNFGRAAERLLIAGPSLSQQIKALERDLGVRLFDRDRRSVSLTPAGSALLPHTRALLERADDLQHRARRLSGSDPVRLGYVNWLPADLTARTSAVAQLHIDAWIAPSHTQAARVADGSLDLAVCWVRSEDVERHGLEARLIGADRLYAVASGDDTGEVAAQDTAVLLDDDTTSWSSWNTYAEQLAHDTGAHAVRIFDGGITGPAFFDHVRRSDRPVINSPKGQTTPLPPDLVQRPVVAPEIYWTWSLVRRAGEVRTAVLAVADALCDEVGDLGIHGPAAWLPDGDPHKL; encoded by the coding sequence ATGACGGGCGTGGAGTTGCGCCAACTGCGGTACTTCGTGGCGGTGGCCGAGGAGCTGAACTTCGGCCGGGCCGCCGAGCGGCTGCTCATCGCCGGCCCGTCCCTGTCCCAGCAGATCAAGGCGCTCGAACGCGATCTCGGGGTGCGCCTCTTCGATCGTGACCGCCGTTCGGTGTCGCTCACCCCGGCCGGTTCCGCCCTGCTCCCCCACACCCGCGCCCTGCTGGAACGGGCCGACGATCTCCAGCACCGCGCCCGCCGCCTGTCCGGCTCGGATCCGGTACGGCTCGGTTACGTCAACTGGCTGCCGGCAGACCTGACCGCCCGCACCTCCGCCGTGGCACAGCTGCACATCGACGCGTGGATCGCGCCCTCGCACACCCAGGCCGCCCGGGTCGCCGACGGCAGTCTGGATCTCGCCGTGTGCTGGGTGCGGTCCGAGGATGTGGAGCGGCACGGCCTGGAAGCCCGGCTCATCGGCGCCGACCGGCTCTACGCCGTCGCATCCGGCGACGACACCGGGGAGGTGGCCGCCCAGGACACCGCCGTCCTCCTCGACGACGACACCACCTCGTGGTCCTCCTGGAACACCTATGCCGAGCAACTGGCGCACGACACCGGGGCTCACGCGGTACGCATCTTCGACGGCGGCATCACAGGCCCCGCGTTCTTCGACCACGTACGCCGCAGCGACCGCCCGGTCATCAACTCCCCCAAGGGGCAGACCACTCCACTGCCGCCCGACCTCGTCCAACGCCCGGTCGTCGCACCGGAGATCTACTGGACCTGGTCCCTGGTCAGGCGAGCCGGCGAGGTCCGTACCGCCGTACTCGCCGTCGCCGACGCCCTCTGCGACGAAGTCGGCGACCTCGGAATCCACGGCCCTGCCGCCTGGCTGCCCGACGGCGACCCGCACAAGCTCTAG
- a CDS encoding MBL fold metallo-hydrolase: MRITKYTHACVRLEHEGRVLVIDPGTWSEPAALIGADAVLVTHEHADHIDVLRLAGLGVPVYAPADADIPRLETMGVSSGTEFTAAGFRVRAVGGRHAFIHDGEPDCANLGYVVDESVYHPGDSLHVPEQPIETLLVPAQGSWMKMAEAIDFMNAIEPQRAFPIHDAQLNDRGLNSVNVWLAESTDCDYRFLAPGESL; encoded by the coding sequence ATGCGGATCACGAAATACACCCATGCGTGTGTGCGGCTGGAACACGAAGGCCGGGTGCTGGTCATCGATCCCGGGACATGGAGCGAGCCGGCGGCCTTGATCGGCGCGGACGCCGTGCTGGTCACGCACGAGCACGCCGATCACATCGACGTCCTTCGCCTGGCCGGGCTCGGCGTGCCGGTGTACGCCCCGGCCGACGCGGACATTCCACGGCTGGAGACCATGGGGGTGTCCTCGGGCACCGAGTTCACCGCCGCCGGCTTCCGAGTGCGAGCGGTCGGCGGGCGTCACGCGTTCATTCACGACGGCGAGCCGGACTGCGCGAACCTCGGCTACGTCGTCGACGAGTCGGTCTACCATCCCGGTGACTCGCTCCACGTCCCTGAGCAGCCGATCGAGACGCTCCTGGTCCCGGCCCAGGGATCGTGGATGAAGATGGCCGAGGCGATCGACTTCATGAACGCGATCGAGCCGCAGAGGGCGTTCCCGATACACGACGCCCAGCTCAACGATCGCGGCCTCAACAGCGTCAATGTCTGGCTCGCCGAGTCGACCGACTGTGACTACCGCTTTCTGGCGCCCGGCGAATCGCTCTGA
- a CDS encoding muconolactone Delta-isomerase family protein has protein sequence MREFLVEITTTVPEGAGQDEVDRRRAAEAVRARELAATGNLARLWRPVGELRSIGIWRASDEEELHAKVLGTLPLRPWMTFTVTALQPHPNDPGGSDAAR, from the coding sequence ATGCGAGAGTTCCTGGTCGAGATCACGACCACTGTCCCCGAGGGAGCCGGCCAGGACGAGGTCGACCGGCGGCGCGCGGCCGAAGCCGTCCGTGCCCGGGAACTGGCCGCCACCGGCAACCTGGCGCGGCTCTGGCGCCCGGTCGGCGAACTGCGCAGCATCGGCATCTGGCGGGCCTCCGACGAGGAGGAACTCCACGCGAAGGTACTCGGCACACTGCCGCTTCGCCCGTGGATGACCTTCACGGTCACCGCACTCCAGCCCCACCCCAACGACCCGGGCGGGAGCGACGCCGCGCGGTGA
- a CDS encoding AraC family transcriptional regulator, protein MLERLNQAMEHIECHLDQRIEVSELARIAVTSEYHFRRLFSALAGIPLSEYIRRRRLTIAGAEVLAAERTLLEIAVRYGYASGEAFARAFRTMHGVGPGEARRVGASLQSQPRMSFRLVVEGSSSMRYRVVEKEEFRVVGRKARVPLVHEGMNPAIVAFIRGLGQETIQRIEQLSDQQPEGIISVSDNLDESRAEGTELDYYHGVVTHAAVPEDMDALTVRAGTWAVFENSGPFPQALQYLWRDVFTQWFPSNPYQSRPGPEILRTRLSQDAKHADAELWIPVERTAV, encoded by the coding sequence GTGCTGGAGCGGCTCAACCAGGCCATGGAGCACATCGAGTGCCACCTCGATCAGCGCATCGAGGTGTCCGAACTGGCGCGGATCGCGGTGACGTCGGAGTACCACTTCCGGCGGCTGTTCTCGGCGCTGGCGGGGATTCCGCTGTCGGAGTACATCCGGCGCAGACGCCTGACCATCGCGGGTGCCGAGGTGCTGGCCGCCGAACGGACACTGCTGGAGATCGCGGTGCGCTACGGCTACGCCTCGGGGGAGGCGTTCGCGCGTGCGTTCCGCACGATGCACGGCGTCGGTCCCGGCGAGGCCAGGCGGGTCGGTGCGAGCCTGCAGTCCCAGCCCCGGATGTCCTTCCGCCTCGTCGTCGAAGGGAGTAGCAGCATGCGGTACAGGGTCGTGGAGAAGGAGGAGTTCCGGGTGGTGGGCAGGAAGGCGCGCGTCCCCCTGGTGCACGAGGGGATGAACCCGGCGATCGTCGCCTTCATCCGGGGCCTCGGCCAGGAGACGATCCAGCGCATCGAGCAGCTGTCCGATCAACAGCCGGAGGGGATCATCTCGGTGAGCGACAATCTGGACGAGAGCCGCGCCGAGGGAACCGAACTCGACTACTACCACGGCGTGGTGACCCACGCCGCCGTGCCCGAGGACATGGACGCGCTCACCGTCCGGGCGGGGACATGGGCCGTCTTCGAGAACTCCGGGCCGTTCCCGCAGGCACTCCAGTACCTGTGGCGGGACGTGTTCACCCAGTGGTTCCCGTCCAATCCGTACCAGAGCCGACCGGGGCCCGAGATCCTGCGGACCCGGCTTTCGCAGGATGCCAAGCACGCGGACGCGGAGCTGTGGATCCCCGTGGAACGGACCGCGGTCTGA
- a CDS encoding YybH family protein gives MNSTTDTASVLRGVLDRWKAAVDSHEPQKVAALFTEDAIFQGLHPYSVGRQGIADYYDSQPLGLTAAYRIVETRRLADDLVLGYLSVDFSFSDRPTLDVSLGVIVKRTAEDWHISHYQVSRLD, from the coding sequence ATGAACAGCACCACAGACACCGCATCGGTCCTGCGCGGCGTCCTCGACCGCTGGAAGGCCGCCGTCGACAGCCACGAGCCGCAGAAGGTCGCCGCCCTGTTCACCGAGGACGCGATCTTCCAGGGACTGCACCCCTACAGCGTGGGGCGCCAGGGCATCGCGGACTACTACGACTCCCAACCCCTCGGTCTGACGGCCGCGTACCGGATCGTCGAGACCAGACGCCTCGCCGACGACCTCGTACTGGGCTATCTGAGCGTGGACTTCTCGTTCTCCGACCGGCCCACACTCGACGTCAGCCTCGGCGTGATCGTGAAGCGCACGGCGGAGGACTGGCACATCAGCCACTACCAGGTCTCGCGCCTCGACTAG
- a CDS encoding alpha-L-rhamnosidase produces MISRRNILASAAATVAGVAAGAGPAVAAPASASAQASAQRGALRVTAPTVEYVQHPLGLDVQHPRLSWPMASDKPGSRQSAYQVRVASSESRLSRPDVWDSGKVVSDDSSLVPYAGPQLKPRTRYFWSVRVWDGDGEASGWSAPSWWETGLMGAAQWSANWISAPAALTDAPSLEGCDWIWFPEGEPANSAPAATRWFRRTFDLPDGVTAATLAISVDNVYAVSVNGAEVARTDLATDHDGWRRPAVVDVLAQVRSGSNVLAVSATNASVGPAGLVAVLTVQTPAGEQRIVTDTAWKSTDKEPADGWRGAGFDDSGWPAAKKAAAWGAGPWGRVVPVVYAANQLRHEFRLPRKKVSRARLYATALGLYEAHLNGRRVGRDELAPGWTDYRERVQYQTYDVTKLVRPGGNAIGAYVAPGWYAGNVGMFGPHQYGERPALLAQLEVEYADGTSERITSGTQWRAASGPIVAADLLGGETYDARKETAGWTAPGFDDRTWLAVRAAGEAAPDLIVAQVDGAVRVTRELPVKKVTEPKPGVFVFDLGQNMVGSVRLRVAGPAGTAVRLRHAEVLNPDGTLYTANLRTAAATDTYILKGRGEETYEPRFTFHGFRYVEVTGFPGTPSAKAMTGRVMHTAAPFTFEFETNVPMLNKLHSNITWGQRGNFLSIPTDTPARDERLGWTGDINVFAPTAAYTMESARFLTKWLVDLRDAQTADGAFTDVAPMVGTVGNGVAGWGDAGVTVPWSLYQAYGDRQVLEDAWSSIQAWLKYLEKNSTGLLRPASGYGDWLNVSDETPKDVIATAYFAHSADLAARTAEEIGKDPAPYRDLFERIRKAFQNAYVTADGRVKGDTQTAYVLALSMNLLPDAQRKAAADRLVALIEAKDWHLSTGFLGTPRLLPVLTDSGHTDVAYRLLQQRSYPSWGYQIDKGATTMWERWDSIEPDGDFQTPDMNSFNHYAYGSVGEWMYTNIAGISAGRPGYREIVIRPRPGGEVTSARATFTSVHGPISTRWEKRSGGFVLTCTVPANTTAEVWIPADSPDAVTHTRATFLREEDGCVVYRAGSGTHRFTT; encoded by the coding sequence GTGATAAGTAGGAGGAACATCCTGGCGAGCGCGGCGGCCACGGTGGCAGGTGTGGCCGCCGGAGCAGGGCCGGCCGTCGCCGCACCGGCGTCCGCATCCGCTCAGGCGTCCGCGCAACGCGGCGCCCTGCGCGTCACCGCGCCGACCGTCGAGTACGTTCAGCACCCTCTGGGCCTCGACGTACAACACCCGCGCCTGAGCTGGCCGATGGCCTCGGACAAGCCGGGCTCGCGCCAGAGCGCCTATCAGGTCCGCGTCGCCTCCAGCGAGTCGCGTCTGTCCCGCCCGGACGTCTGGGACAGCGGGAAGGTCGTCTCCGACGATTCGTCCCTCGTTCCGTACGCCGGACCTCAACTCAAGCCGCGGACACGCTACTTCTGGTCCGTGCGGGTCTGGGACGGCGACGGCGAGGCGTCCGGCTGGAGCGCGCCTTCGTGGTGGGAGACGGGCCTCATGGGCGCTGCGCAGTGGTCCGCGAACTGGATCTCCGCTCCCGCCGCCCTTACGGACGCGCCGTCCCTCGAAGGCTGTGACTGGATCTGGTTCCCCGAGGGCGAACCGGCCAACAGCGCCCCGGCGGCCACCCGTTGGTTCCGCCGCACCTTCGACCTTCCGGACGGAGTCACGGCGGCGACCCTGGCCATCAGCGTCGACAACGTGTACGCCGTCTCCGTGAACGGCGCCGAGGTGGCCCGTACCGACCTGGCGACGGACCACGATGGCTGGCGCCGCCCGGCCGTCGTCGACGTCCTCGCCCAGGTGCGCTCCGGCAGCAACGTCCTCGCGGTCTCGGCGACCAACGCGAGCGTGGGCCCCGCCGGTCTGGTCGCCGTCCTGACCGTCCAGACGCCCGCCGGCGAGCAGAGGATCGTCACCGACACCGCCTGGAAGTCGACGGACAAGGAGCCCGCCGACGGCTGGCGCGGCGCCGGTTTCGACGACAGCGGCTGGCCGGCGGCGAAGAAGGCAGCCGCGTGGGGAGCCGGGCCGTGGGGCAGGGTCGTCCCGGTCGTGTACGCCGCCAACCAGCTGCGGCACGAGTTCCGGCTGCCGCGAAAGAAGGTGTCACGCGCACGCCTGTACGCCACGGCCCTCGGCCTGTACGAGGCGCACCTCAACGGCCGCCGCGTGGGCCGCGACGAGCTCGCCCCCGGCTGGACCGACTACCGCGAACGCGTCCAGTACCAGACGTACGACGTCACCAAGCTCGTACGGCCCGGTGGCAACGCGATCGGCGCTTATGTGGCGCCGGGCTGGTACGCGGGCAACGTCGGCATGTTCGGACCCCACCAGTACGGTGAACGCCCTGCGCTGCTCGCGCAGTTGGAGGTCGAGTACGCCGACGGCACGAGCGAGCGCATCACGTCCGGCACCCAGTGGCGGGCCGCCTCGGGGCCGATCGTCGCCGCCGACCTGCTGGGCGGCGAGACCTACGACGCGCGCAAGGAGACCGCCGGCTGGACCGCACCCGGCTTCGACGACCGGACGTGGCTCGCTGTCCGCGCCGCGGGTGAGGCCGCTCCCGACCTGATCGTCGCCCAGGTGGACGGCGCGGTCCGCGTGACCAGGGAACTTCCGGTCAAGAAGGTGACCGAACCCAAGCCGGGAGTCTTCGTCTTCGACCTGGGCCAGAACATGGTCGGCTCGGTCCGGCTGCGCGTCGCGGGCCCTGCGGGAACGGCCGTGCGGCTGAGACACGCCGAGGTCCTCAACCCGGACGGCACCCTCTACACCGCGAACCTGCGCACCGCCGCGGCGACCGACACGTACATCCTGAAGGGCCGTGGCGAGGAGACGTACGAGCCGCGCTTCACGTTCCACGGGTTCCGTTACGTCGAGGTGACCGGGTTCCCGGGGACTCCCTCGGCGAAGGCCATGACCGGCCGCGTCATGCACACGGCCGCGCCCTTCACCTTCGAGTTCGAGACGAACGTCCCGATGCTCAACAAGCTGCACAGCAACATCACTTGGGGGCAGCGCGGCAACTTCCTCTCCATCCCGACCGACACACCCGCGCGCGACGAACGGCTGGGATGGACGGGCGACATCAACGTCTTCGCGCCGACGGCCGCGTACACCATGGAATCGGCCCGATTCCTCACCAAGTGGCTCGTGGACCTGCGTGACGCCCAGACCGCCGATGGTGCCTTCACCGATGTGGCGCCCATGGTCGGGACGGTCGGCAACGGCGTCGCCGGATGGGGTGACGCGGGTGTCACGGTCCCCTGGTCCCTGTACCAGGCGTACGGCGACCGACAGGTGCTGGAGGACGCCTGGTCGTCCATCCAGGCCTGGTTGAAGTATTTGGAGAAGAACAGCACGGGCCTGCTGCGGCCGGCCAGCGGGTACGGCGACTGGCTCAACGTCTCAGACGAGACGCCGAAGGACGTCATCGCCACCGCGTACTTCGCGCACAGCGCCGATCTCGCGGCCCGGACGGCCGAGGAAATCGGCAAGGACCCCGCCCCTTACCGCGACCTCTTCGAACGCATCCGCAAGGCGTTCCAGAACGCCTATGTCACCGCCGACGGCAGGGTGAAGGGCGACACACAGACCGCGTACGTCCTCGCCCTGTCGATGAACCTGCTGCCGGACGCACAACGGAAAGCGGCGGCCGACCGGCTCGTCGCGTTGATCGAGGCCAAGGACTGGCACCTGTCGACGGGCTTCCTCGGTACGCCCCGGCTGCTGCCCGTCCTCACCGACTCCGGGCACACCGATGTCGCCTACCGGCTGCTCCAGCAGCGCTCCTACCCCAGCTGGGGCTACCAGATCGACAAGGGTGCCACCACGATGTGGGAACGCTGGGACTCCATCGAGCCCGACGGCGACTTCCAGACACCGGACATGAACTCCTTCAACCACTACGCCTACGGCTCGGTGGGGGAGTGGATGTACACGAACATCGCCGGTATCTCGGCGGGCCGCCCCGGCTACCGGGAGATCGTCATCCGTCCCCGTCCGGGCGGTGAAGTCACTTCCGCACGCGCGACGTTCACCTCGGTCCACGGTCCGATCTCCACGCGCTGGGAGAAGCGGTCCGGCGGCTTCGTCCTGACGTGCACCGTGCCCGCCAACACAACCGCAGAGGTATGGATCCCGGCGGACAGTCCGGACGCGGTCACCCATACCCGCGCGACCTTCCTGCGCGAGGAGGACGGCTGCGTGGTGTACCGGGCAGGGTCCGGTACCCACCGCTTCACCACGTAA
- a CDS encoding carboxymuconolactone decarboxylase family protein, giving the protein MSDTTTGTAGRRRVFIDKQSPKAYHALVQASEAVRATAADAGLDRILVELINLRVSQINGCAYCLDVHTKAALRAGETTRRLGVLPAWRDTELFAPRERAALALAEATTDIANATAREAAYEDARQILTEDEISAVIWIALTINAFNRVSIMSKHPVRGLPQG; this is encoded by the coding sequence TTGAGCGACACGACGACGGGCACCGCGGGCAGGCGGCGGGTCTTCATCGACAAGCAGAGCCCCAAGGCCTACCACGCGCTGGTCCAGGCCTCCGAAGCCGTCCGTGCGACCGCCGCCGACGCGGGTCTCGACCGCATCCTCGTGGAGCTGATCAACCTCCGCGTGTCCCAGATCAACGGCTGTGCCTACTGCCTCGATGTGCACACCAAGGCCGCTCTGCGTGCCGGCGAGACCACACGACGTCTGGGCGTACTGCCCGCTTGGCGTGACACGGAACTGTTCGCGCCACGGGAGCGGGCCGCGCTCGCCCTGGCGGAAGCGACCACCGACATCGCGAACGCGACCGCCCGGGAGGCCGCTTACGAGGACGCCCGCCAGATCCTGACCGAGGACGAGATATCCGCCGTGATCTGGATCGCCCTCACCATCAACGCCTTCAACCGCGTCTCGATCATGAGCAAGCATCCGGTGCGGGGGCTCCCTCAGGGGTGA
- a CDS encoding RNA polymerase sigma-70 factor, producing MTEDPFLAHRSLLFTVAYEMLGSAADAEDVLQESWLRWADVDRSQVRDARAYLVRIVTRQALNRLRTLSRSREEYVGEWLPEPLLTSPDVAEDVELAESVSIAMLTVLETLGPTERVVFVLREVFEMPYGEIAEVVGKSAATVRQIGRRARGHVAARRPRVRVSRSEQQAVVERFLLALRTGRLQELMEVMSPDVVLIADGGGIVAAVEAPIHGVELVAKLLARADRTVTRFEATAVWLNGAPAGRVEVAGEPAAVSLVVDGGQVTRIYLVRNPQKLTRLDVRAELTR from the coding sequence ATGACCGAGGATCCCTTCCTCGCCCATCGCAGCCTGCTGTTCACGGTCGCCTACGAGATGCTCGGGTCGGCGGCCGACGCGGAGGACGTACTGCAGGAGTCCTGGCTGCGGTGGGCCGACGTCGACCGTTCGCAGGTGCGTGACGCACGGGCGTATCTCGTCCGGATTGTCACTCGGCAGGCGCTCAACCGGCTGCGGACGTTGTCGCGCAGCCGCGAGGAGTACGTCGGTGAGTGGCTCCCCGAGCCGCTGCTGACCAGCCCCGATGTCGCCGAGGACGTCGAACTCGCGGAGAGCGTCTCGATCGCGATGCTGACCGTCCTCGAAACGCTCGGGCCGACGGAGCGGGTGGTGTTCGTACTTCGCGAGGTCTTCGAGATGCCGTACGGCGAGATAGCCGAGGTCGTCGGGAAGTCCGCGGCCACGGTGCGGCAGATCGGACGGCGGGCCCGCGGACACGTGGCGGCTCGGCGGCCGCGGGTGCGGGTGAGCAGGTCCGAGCAGCAGGCCGTGGTGGAGCGCTTCCTGCTCGCGCTGCGCACCGGTCGGTTGCAGGAGCTGATGGAGGTCATGTCGCCGGACGTGGTCCTGATCGCCGACGGTGGCGGGATCGTGGCCGCCGTCGAGGCTCCGATCCACGGTGTCGAACTGGTGGCGAAGCTGCTCGCGCGTGCGGATCGGACGGTCACCCGCTTCGAGGCGACGGCCGTGTGGCTCAATGGGGCTCCCGCGGGCCGGGTCGAGGTCGCCGGCGAGCCGGCCGCGGTGAGCCTCGTGGTGGACGGCGGGCAGGTCACCCGGATCTACCTGGTGAGAAACCCGCAGAAACTGACACGGCTGGATGTGCGGGCCGAACTCACCAGGTAG
- a CDS encoding SDR family NAD(P)-dependent oxidoreductase, whose amino-acid sequence MNAQHQKVAVITGASQGIGAGLVDAYRKLGYAVVATSRTIAPADDADILTVQGDIADPATAERVIAAGVERFGRVDTLVNNAGVFVAKPFTDYTQDDYAIATGVNVTGFFRITQLAVEHMLAHGGGHIVNITTSLVDNADANVPSVLASLTKGGLQSATKSLAIEYATRGIRTNAVAPGTIKTPMHPEETHASLAALHPVGRMGERSDIVDAVIYLENAPFVTGEILHVDGGMSAGH is encoded by the coding sequence ATGAACGCACAGCACCAGAAGGTCGCCGTCATCACCGGGGCATCGCAGGGCATCGGCGCCGGACTGGTCGACGCCTACCGCAAACTCGGCTACGCCGTCGTCGCCACCTCACGCACCATCGCGCCCGCCGACGACGCGGACATCCTGACCGTCCAGGGCGACATCGCCGACCCGGCGACCGCCGAGCGCGTCATCGCCGCCGGTGTGGAGAGGTTCGGCCGCGTCGACACCCTGGTCAACAACGCGGGTGTCTTCGTCGCCAAGCCCTTCACGGACTACACGCAGGACGACTACGCCATCGCGACGGGCGTTAACGTCACCGGCTTCTTCCGCATCACCCAGCTGGCCGTCGAGCACATGCTCGCCCACGGCGGCGGCCACATCGTCAACATCACCACCAGCCTGGTCGACAACGCCGACGCCAACGTGCCCTCGGTACTGGCCTCGCTGACCAAGGGCGGCCTGCAGTCCGCCACCAAGTCCCTCGCCATCGAGTACGCCACCCGCGGCATCCGCACAAACGCCGTCGCTCCGGGCACCATCAAGACCCCCATGCACCCCGAGGAGACCCATGCGTCCCTCGCCGCCCTGCACCCGGTCGGCCGGATGGGCGAGCGGAGCGACATCGTCGACGCCGTGATCTACCTGGAGAACGCGCCGTTCGTCACCGGCGAGATCCTCCACGTCGACGGCGGCATGAGCGCCGGTCACTGA